In one window of Marinifilum sp. JC120 DNA:
- a CDS encoding UDP-N-acetylmuramate--L-alanine ligase, whose protein sequence is MRSRVGNIHMIGIGGSGMSGIAEVLINMGFTVTGSDLAAGAPVKRLLKMGAQVYIGHGAENVTDADVVVKSTAISDDNPELVKAHELGIPVIPRAEMLAELMRLRTGIAVAGTHGKTTTTSLLATIFTEAELDPTVIIGGRLNTFGSNARLGDGQFLIAEADESDGSFLCLSPIITVVTNVDKDHLDFYGDQEAIDEAFRKFMNSIPFYGMNVVCGDDVGVQRLLPSIKRPCLTYGLGKENRLRAEILSCEVRSLFKVYLDDEPLGEVSLAQPGKHNVLNALGAIGVALEAGLAKEPIMQGLSNFMGVGRRFEKKGESKGILVVDDYGHHPAEIQATIETAKSCFPQRRLVVAFQPHRFTRTQALFGEFCKTFEKADELLLTEIYPASEDPIPGVNGMSLAQGVRQVSDTKVRFYPDFEMMQNELPNILKPGDLFITQGAGSIYTVGEKFLKYLEEDGEKVLKPEEITAL, encoded by the coding sequence ATGCGCAGCAGAGTTGGCAACATCCACATGATCGGCATCGGCGGCTCAGGCATGAGCGGCATTGCCGAGGTATTGATCAACATGGGCTTCACCGTAACAGGTTCCGACCTCGCCGCAGGCGCACCTGTAAAACGTCTGCTCAAGATGGGAGCGCAGGTCTATATCGGACATGGCGCAGAGAACGTTACCGATGCCGATGTAGTGGTTAAGTCCACAGCAATTTCCGATGACAACCCGGAACTGGTCAAAGCCCACGAACTGGGTATTCCCGTAATTCCCAGAGCGGAAATGCTGGCAGAGCTCATGCGTCTGCGCACTGGAATCGCAGTGGCGGGAACTCACGGCAAGACTACTACCACCTCGCTGCTGGCAACAATTTTCACTGAAGCCGAACTGGACCCCACAGTCATCATCGGCGGCAGGCTGAACACCTTCGGCAGTAATGCCCGCCTTGGTGACGGACAATTCCTTATCGCCGAAGCGGATGAATCTGACGGATCATTTCTCTGTCTCTCGCCCATCATCACTGTGGTTACCAATGTGGACAAAGACCACCTTGATTTCTACGGCGACCAAGAAGCTATTGATGAAGCATTCCGCAAATTCATGAACTCCATTCCCTTCTACGGAATGAACGTGGTCTGCGGCGATGATGTAGGCGTGCAGAGATTGCTGCCCTCCATCAAACGTCCTTGTCTGACCTACGGCCTTGGCAAGGAAAACAGACTTCGTGCGGAAATTCTTTCTTGCGAAGTACGTTCCCTGTTCAAAGTCTACCTTGATGATGAACCTCTGGGCGAAGTATCCCTTGCCCAGCCGGGTAAACACAATGTGCTCAATGCACTCGGTGCCATCGGCGTAGCCCTTGAGGCCGGACTGGCAAAAGAACCCATCATGCAGGGGCTCTCTAACTTTATGGGCGTAGGCCGCAGGTTTGAGAAAAAAGGCGAATCCAAGGGAATCCTCGTGGTTGATGACTACGGTCATCATCCAGCAGAAATTCAGGCCACCATTGAGACCGCCAAGTCCTGTTTCCCGCAGCGCAGACTGGTTGTAGCTTTCCAGCCGCACAGATTCACCCGCACACAGGCCCTGTTCGGTGAATTCTGCAAAACCTTTGAAAAGGCCGATGAACTGCTGCTCACTGAAATCTACCCTGCATCAGAAGACCCCATTCCGGGTGTAAACGGAATGTCACTGGCTCAGGGTGTCAGACAGGTCAGCGATACCAAGGTCCGCTTTTACCCGGACTTTGAAATGATGCAGAACGAATTGCCCAATATCCTTAAGCCAGGTGACCTTTTCATCACTCAGGGTGCGGGATCAATTTATACTGTTGGTGAAAAGTTTTTAAAATATCTGGAAGAGGACGGCGAAAAAGTCCTCAAACCGGAAGAAATAACAGCTTTGTAG
- the murG gene encoding undecaprenyldiphospho-muramoylpentapeptide beta-N-acetylglucosaminyltransferase — protein MKRIVLTTGGTGGHVFPALAVAHEIKTRFPNCEILFLGGKGPEREMVERAGITFKGLPAKGVLGGGIKKVFSSLWIVSALVRSLKEIASFKPDAVIGFGGYAGFCPVLAARILEVPTAIHEQNSIPGVTNRILGKVVKKVFASFEDRNGSFPAAKTIVVGNPVRKEIIDSGHSANEKAVLVFGGSQGAAAINDAVIAGLPELKEAGISLRHQTGKADFEKVRKAYAQNGMNTDPVSPFIHNMGEAYGEASLVVCRSGASTVFEIAAAGKPAIFIPFPHATHDHQTGNARALADLGAAELIPQNELSGQRLADEIIKLIADQDRLKEMESKALSFARTDAASVIAEGVRDIIRMKTVRGAA, from the coding sequence ATGAAACGTATCGTCCTGACCACCGGCGGTACCGGGGGACACGTCTTCCCCGCACTGGCCGTTGCCCATGAGATTAAAACCCGCTTCCCTAACTGCGAGATACTCTTTCTCGGCGGTAAAGGGCCGGAACGGGAAATGGTCGAGAGGGCTGGAATTACCTTCAAGGGACTCCCGGCAAAAGGTGTTCTGGGCGGTGGAATTAAAAAAGTTTTCAGTTCGCTTTGGATCGTATCTGCGCTGGTTAGATCTCTGAAGGAGATTGCATCCTTCAAGCCTGATGCGGTTATCGGTTTCGGCGGATACGCCGGATTCTGCCCGGTACTGGCAGCTCGGATACTGGAGGTACCCACGGCGATCCACGAGCAAAACAGCATCCCCGGAGTAACCAACCGTATTCTAGGCAAGGTTGTAAAAAAAGTTTTCGCCTCCTTTGAGGATAGAAACGGATCATTCCCCGCTGCTAAAACTATTGTGGTGGGTAATCCGGTCCGTAAAGAGATTATCGACTCCGGCCACAGTGCAAACGAAAAAGCGGTTCTGGTCTTCGGCGGAAGTCAAGGCGCGGCAGCCATCAATGATGCTGTTATCGCCGGACTGCCCGAGCTGAAGGAAGCAGGCATCAGCCTGCGCCACCAGACCGGAAAAGCAGACTTTGAAAAAGTCCGCAAGGCATACGCCCAGAACGGCATGAATACCGATCCGGTTTCCCCGTTCATCCACAACATGGGCGAAGCTTATGGTGAAGCATCTCTCGTAGTATGCAGGTCCGGGGCATCCACTGTTTTTGAAATTGCGGCAGCGGGTAAGCCAGCCATATTTATCCCCTTTCCGCACGCCACTCACGACCACCAGACCGGGAACGCCCGTGCTCTGGCTGATCTGGGCGCGGCAGAACTTATTCCGCAAAATGAACTGAGCGGGCAAAGACTGGCAGACGAAATTATTAAACTGATTGCGGATCAGGACAGGCTGAAAGAAATGGAAAGCAAGGCCCTTTCTTTTGCCCGGACTGATGCGGCCTCCGTTATCGCGGAAGGCGTTAGAGATATTATTAGAATGAAAACAGTGAGAGGTGCAGCATGA